A genomic stretch from Chitinophagaceae bacterium includes:
- a CDS encoding DUF2202 domain-containing protein, translated as MKKVFKALAIIILPALLSAGCGKVNQLNADNLNNGGIQSATLQSQINLLPKEDLNASELSSLLLMREEEKLARDVYRTLYAKWNAAVFNNISSSEQTHMDAVLILINRYGLTDPVKSDETGVFESVLMKNLYIQLTELGSKSLLDAYKVGATIEDLDLFDLTKALTTVDNQDIRTVYASLSKGSRNHLRSFYTNIINAGGTYTPQYITQSEFEVIINSSMETGRW; from the coding sequence ATGAAAAAGGTTTTTAAAGCCTTGGCGATAATCATATTGCCGGCATTACTTTCAGCGGGATGCGGGAAAGTAAATCAGTTGAATGCGGATAACTTAAATAACGGAGGTATACAGTCTGCCACTCTTCAGTCACAGATTAATCTTCTTCCTAAAGAAGATCTCAATGCCTCTGAGTTAAGTTCGTTATTGCTTATGCGTGAAGAAGAAAAACTGGCAAGGGATGTTTACAGAACATTGTATGCAAAGTGGAATGCAGCAGTTTTCAATAACATCAGCTCAAGCGAACAGACGCATATGGATGCCGTATTGATACTGATTAACAGGTACGGACTTACTGATCCCGTAAAGTCTGACGAAACAGGAGTATTTGAAAGTGTGTTAATGAAGAATCTTTATATTCAGCTGACAGAACTTGGAAGTAAAAGTTTATTGGATGCATATAAAGTTGGAGCAACAATTGAAGATCTCGATCTGTTTGATCTCACAAAGGCACTAACCACTGTTGACAACCAGGATATCCGTACAGTTTATGCAAGTCTTTCAAAAGGGAGCCGTAATCATCTCCGCTCTTTTTACACGAATATTATCAATGCAGGCGGAACGTATACTCCCCAATATATTACTCAATCAGAATTTGAGGTAATTATCAACAGCAGTATGGAAACAGGCAGATGGTAG
- a CDS encoding DUF2141 domain-containing protein, with translation MINASSSVKFENVPPGKYAVNILHDENNDGKIKKGFVLPLEGVGFSNYQAIGFGNKPKFSKASFEFLSNVKIRIKVIYM, from the coding sequence ATAATTAATGCTTCATCATCAGTAAAATTTGAAAACGTACCACCCGGGAAATATGCAGTGAATATTTTACACGATGAAAACAATGATGGCAAGATAAAAAAAGGGTTCGTTTTGCCGTTAGAAGGGGTTGGATTTTCTAATTATCAAGCAATAGGGTTTGGCAATAAACCCAAATTCAGTAAAGCATCTTTTGAATTTTTAAGCAATGTAAAAATTAGAATAAAAGTAATATACATGTAA
- a CDS encoding RNA polymerase sigma factor: MLTEKSQKSIIQKAIDSLPEKQRLAFVLAKYEELPQRQVAEILEVSEGAVEQLILRAKNNLKKIRNRAGGAIRFLLNELSNS, encoded by the coding sequence GTGTTAACTGAAAAGTCGCAAAAATCAATTATCCAGAAAGCAATCGACAGCCTGCCCGAAAAGCAAAGACTGGCTTTCGTGCTGGCCAAGTATGAAGAACTTCCGCAAAGACAGGTAGCTGAAATACTTGAAGTGAGCGAAGGAGCAGTGGAGCAGCTTATCCTTCGTGCAAAAAATAATCTCAAAAAAATTAGAAATAGAGCTGGAGGAGCCATAAGATTTTTATTAAATGAATTGTCTAATAGTTAA